gatttttacATGTAATTTAGGAATCATTGGTGTTTTTGCAAGTAGGTATTTTCTTaacatatgaaattttaatgattaCCATGAACATTTTAGGAAAACAAAGTCGTCAAATACAGATTTGCAGCAAGGTTCCCCCATCAAGCAATAAGAGAAGCTTTGGAGGTAAACTTTATCTAGTGGATTCTAACTCTGGCAAGGCTTCAGCTTGACACCctgcaaagaaaaagaaacatttacatgttattttttttcttgattttctgTAGGAAGCGGATATGGATACAATGTGGCAAACACTAAGAACAAGATACTGAAGAAGGCAAAGATAGAAGTGCTTCAGAGGTAAAACTATTGAATTGGTACCGagtgtaaataaaatatggtCATGGTCGTACAATTTATAGCATGTTGCTTGCTTAGAGTAACTGCCTAAAATTGAATATGCCCTAAAATTTGATCCATCTTGGCTTAGGATCTGATAAATCGGCATATCAAATAGATTTGGGGTTTTTCCTCTATTTTAAATTCTCCataccaaaattatttttgagcGGTATCTTACTGCAAGCTTTATACTGGAGAACGGTTGTTATAAGAATGTCTATGTGGATCCTTGATCAGCTGAATCTAATCTCACTAAATTTCTAGAATCAATAGCTCTCATTTATAAACTGTGCCTACCCCTCCACCCTCGAAGCAAAACCCTATTCCACAATGTTCAATGAAAAGTTATCCAATCATAATACGTTTCTATCTTTGGACAGTCaagagatgaaaaatataaaagcaTGGCGAAGAAATGCAGTGCAGAAGAGTTCTGAGTAAGTTGCAATTGTTTGCAGGATCATTCTCAATGCTTTCGAAACCTCCTGTTCCCACACTTGACAATGACGTTCACTCTgcttctttaattttgcagTATATCTTCCACAAAGAAGCCGATGTTTTCTGGAAGGGAATCCGCTTCAACTTCTAAAAATACTTCCACTCATATGGCCAAAAGATGGTAGCACTTccatttacctttttcttttaccaaatGCAAAGTTCTGTTCTCTCACCCAACTCCAATGTTGTAATATCTTCAATTTAGTTATCTCATGGTTCGAAAATTGCTCCTTTACCCTCTGACACTTCTGAAATGCCATGCCCTGtgtataattttataattcgTAGTTGCTTTCTCTTATAATGCAATGTTGtttattttacacaaattttATCCTTCAAGTATGCAGTTTAATGTGTGATAATATCACAATCTAAATTAGCAAGTTATCAGATTTACTTTGgtctatattattttagtgatGGAATGATCCGACTTTGCTCTTTGTTGGTTGTGGTCGTCTTTTGCATTTCGTTGATAGCATTGTAATAGGCTAATAGCCTTTGTTTTTCTGTAACTGAAGATTGATTGTATTGTGGTGGTtgtatcttttatatatttcattttccccCTCGTGAGAGTTTGCATCTTCCAGACATTGTAATCttttaaagtaaaagtttTATCATGTTATTGTTGTAACGTTGTATTAACACAATTTGAACTCTAAATATAAATCAAgctaaaatattgaaacttttgGTGGTTAATAATCTGAGAGGTTGGGCTTTGTTTTGAGGATGTTTGAACATCTTTATTTTGGTTATGAATTGTTATGCTTCATTTGCTGATCTgactttcttcatttcctattttacataatttaaggtttgtgattttttttagtacaaagtGGAGTTTTTTTCATCTCCAGTACATATAGATTTGAGTTAAGATTTTTGTTGACCACGTTTGTTTATGATtcagacttttttttttttgccaccAAGGAAATGTGCAATCTATTTTAAGCAACCAAAATCAGCTGTCTCTCAGACTTTACAGGAATGGCCACGTTTGTTCTAGCAATTTAGAGTACCGAAAATTGGCTTAGATTAGATATTGGAAGAAACGTCTGGCCCAGTCTTTGAATGTGGTTCCAAAGTTGACAATACTTGGAGTTGAAAGAAAACGtcttaaaagaagaaaattgattcTTAAACTGTTTATTTGATAAcgtttcttgttttcttgGTGGGATTAAGATCGGCCCTACTTAATAGTTCTAACTGTGTGCCTCCCAAACTCGGTTAGAGTCTGGTGCATATTCTCATATAAGGTATGATACCTGTGCGGATTGCTGATCTTCTCTAAACTGCTGCTGGAAGATGAGCATAGTTGGTTATGTGCCTCGTTCTCGATCTTTCTCATCTTAGTTATTCGATCAACTCTTTCTGCGAGAGAATCTTTTTGACAGCATAATCAACCCATTTgtaaaatcaaaggaaattgAATTCACTGAAAAGGCTTGATATTTGCTTCATAGCTCATTCCGAACAAGAGACGGTATTGCAGTTTGAAACAGAATGGTTACACGAGAAAGTAGAAACCTATTCTGTAGTTTCTATTGTTGATTCGTAGCTACCCTTCTCGTTCTTCATTGTCGTATGAGAAAGGTTCAgctaccttttttttttcttttgtcctttgttttaatctattttcttattctatttttaaggtttaaatATGATCtagttatataatattaaaagcaCATAATGTTTAAATCtaatctatttataaaatattaaaagcaCATAATATGTCTCCAATCAATCTCGAtccaaaatttataagaaCAATAGAATTATTTGTACCCAACCATCTCAAAATAGTACCAGGGGCGGGGGATTCAATTAACCGAGAGGTAGAAGATGAAACTTCACCTTGACCATCAATAGGTTTAACTAGGACATTTATAACACAATTTAAATAAGCCTAAATTACTGGTATCTCAACAATTTTTACCGTTAGGGTTTAGGCTCGAGTGAGGGAATATTGGAATATTGCTATGTAAATGTTGTGgtagaaaattttagaatacattaaaagttaaaacaagTGTAGTTCAATGagcttaaatttatattatcgATCTAGACTTTGATAGCGCCTAAAATGTGTTATCTTATCTTGGTTAACTCGGAAtcgtttttaatatattatgtgtTCATTTCTCGATTTTGTAGATGCTAAGCATAATTTGGGTGAACCGACCCCTAACACGAATTCCCAAACACAAGCTTAATATGAGATTTCAGAAGCAAACcatagaaaaaaacataagttGGTGAAAATGATGCTAATGCTGTGATGCTTTCTGGACGCTGTAAGGTAGTAGCTGCCAATTCGAGCATTGCACTGTTGATGTGCTCCCTAAAGTGCAGCTGTGCTATAAACTTTGACGGGAAAACACACGCATCGTAGTATCATTGCTGTTGGAACCTGTGAGCACTTCATCGAGGAATGCAACTGTGATGCTTCTAACGGTCGTTGAGCTCCCCTCGTTTTCTTTATACAATGTTGTAGTATCCCACTTTTGAATACATTATTTTGCACcgcttttctcttttctctcatCTACTCTCAGTTTTCCTGGTATGAACTGctcatttgatttaattaaattttatttaataattttggcttagttttagtatttttttctttacagtTTTATCCTTTTCAACTACGTCTACGGTTaactttttataattgaaattttagggCTTTTCTATCAATAGAAATTCTTTTGTAGATGACAAAGACTCATCACTAGTCTTTGCAGTTATTGATTCAGGATTGCATGCCAAGAACATTTAGGTAAGTTTGATCACTAGACCCTAACGAGGTCTAACGAGGTGAATACATATGAGTTATAATCTATCTTTGATATTATCTTTCCATAATCAAAACTTATCATTTCAGATGATAAATCAATCGAACTTGATCAACAATTAATGAATAATTCTTACGTCGGATGATTTGGTCAAATAGATGTGAAAACTGTCCTTTTAAGATTCATTACATGACATTTTTtgcattatattttgttattttggcAAGAATCCTTTAGTTCTTAAAAGGAATAGTTTGAGAAAGTTCAATTGCCCTAAATGAATGTTTAAACTCGGAGATTTATTAATATCAAGTttgtagaaaaaagaaaccaaattcTTGTTAACAATTCTACAGTTTTGAAGCGTCTGGTGCCAAAGTATCAAAGTCACTAAATGGATATAAGTTGTCAATCTCTTAATTAGACTGTGTAATGTACTTATCTACTGGATTACGGGTAGGACTTCTAACCAAAGGTTCCTATTGTATCAATTTGATGCCATATACTTGAGGGGGGAGGGTGTAAGGCAAACAAATGCAAAGCAAAACCCATTAGAGAAGATCACCAACATCTTGTGATCCACTGCAAAATTTATTCCTTCTAAGTGATGTATGCATATACAACAAAGGTGGAGTTGTTAGAGAATTTCTATTGCTCAATCGTTTCATATTTCTCAATTCAATAGATTCAAATAGATGTATGAATCCACACAAACAAAACATCACCGCAGCAACTAACAAACTTCAATAActattcattttcataaatataaatagtttttttgttttttttacaatgGAAAGAAGTGATAGAACATAAGTTTCTCCAAAATGATGGAAATTATAACTTACAATAGAAAATCCCTATCTATAAATGACAGAGTGGCCTTTATTCTTTGTAGAAGGGGGCCTATCTCTtatattttcctttgtttCATATTCAGGCAGTGTAATTTGGCCAACCAACGCTTTACCTTCCCTTTGATGCGTTTGTTTTATTCTCCCATTTGATATGTATGCATCCCAAATAGTCTAGATCCCTGATCCAGATAGTCTGCGCTTTGAGGCATTGGAAACGGAAACCTGACCGAGCCTGTCTGCTTTGGCTGGTACCAGTCGTTCTTTGGGTGGAATGTAATGTCGCAGCCATTCCCCAGTGTAGACCTGAATACACCAAGAATAAGGTTAATTGAACTCATTGCTACTTGCTAGcattatacaaaatttcaagCTATCTAAGGAAGGAAATCAAACCAATCTATTAGTTTGAGAACTGAAAAGATAAAGTTACAAAGATGTGGCGAGCAGAGAACTAACCTGTTGAGGTCGAATTATCTTAGTGTCAGGATCGTCGAGAGATTCTCGCCAATGTGCCAAGTATCCAGCCATTCGAGGGATTGCAAACAGCACGGTGAAAAACTCAGGTGGAAATCCCATAGCCCTGATCAAACACATTATCAGTTATCGACTTCATGAGAGATGGAACAATTACATcttttcattagaaaattaaaataaccaCCTTCCCACCTGTATATTAATCCGGAGTAAAAGTCAACATTTGGATACAACTTCCTCTTGACAAAATACTCATCTGAAAGGGCAGCTTTCTCCAGTGCAACAGCCACCTATATggcataataattattgttaaacacttttaaaaaagaaatcgtAGCTCACTCTTAGAGAGAGATCAGATTGCATATTCACATGGAAACAGTTGTAAGACAAATACCTCAATTAGAGGATCCCGGCCAACAATGGAAAATACTTCTTCCGCAAGTTTTCTTATAACCTTTGCTCTAGGATCGTAGTTCTTATACACCCTATGGCCAAAACCTGACATCTTTCTCTTCCTGGAGAACAAAATAATGTGAGAaatctattaaaataaaagaaaagaaaagaaaaactgaaaaGTGCTCCTTGGGAAGTATGGCCCAAAATGGCGTCTACCTATTCTTCCACAACAAAAAGAGATCCACCAAGTAAAAAACTTAGCTTATTCGCACAAAGTGACAATTACCTATTTTTAACACCCTCGATGAATCCTGGAATGTTATCAACAGTTCCAATCTCACTTAACATTTTAAGTACAGCCTACAATCAttaggaaaacaaaagaaacacaCCAAACAAATGTCAAAAAGAGCCAAGTGGTGGTGTCTAATCCATGGATAGAACCCCATAAGCAACTCAGTTGGAAGCAAGCTTATTCCAATCGCtgagaaaaaattgtttttgtgcATACCTCATTGGCCCCACCATGAAGAGGGCCATACAGTGCTCCGACAGCTCCAGAAAGAGCAGTGAACACATCAACACCACTGAaaagccaaaagaaaaatgctaTCAGACGGGAATAAGAGATGTGATAATTAAGACAGGTCATTGATATAAAGCTGTCTACCTTGATGCTAGATGGCGAGCAGCAGATGTAGAGCAGTTCATTTCATGTTCTGCATGGAGGATGAATAGAATGTCTATGACTCGAGCAAGCCGAGGATTGGGTTTATAAGACCTATTACCCCTGAATAGAACAAAAGTCTTGTTCAGGCCCaaagcttttgtttttctacttCCTCAATTCAGTTCATATTTATCTTGAAGTCTGATAGTTTTGTGAGTACAATATTATTCAAGTCACACGAGAATACAATTTAGCAAAGGTAAAGACATTGACATTTCTATTAGGAAATAGAACCTATCCTCATATTTTCATGAgggggaaaagaaagaaaaaaagataactaGGCAACTTACAGAGAATCAAGCATGTACAAGAAATTCTCTGAATAAGAAAGGTTGCTGGAAGGGAGAACTGGAGGTCTTCCAGCCAATCTAAGATATGCAGCTGCTGCAATGGTGGGAGCCTATAAATTCAGAGAATATACCATCAAATTAGTTGGTAGTTCTGTACATCTAGAAGGAAATAGATGGAACTCTCAAACTGCAGTATGTATttcaatacaaaatcaaattgacgAACAAATCAAAAAAATAACATGGCAATAACAGTAACAGTAATAAAACTATCTCAACTGACAAAATGTTCATAGAAAGCATACCTTCCCTATAATACGTGCTATTTGTTTGTCTCTCACTTGCTTAGACTTGTACAGATCTTGTCCCTACAGCAAAACAATGATGCATagctaaaaataaaatccttTCACATGGATTAAAAAGTCTTAAAAGATAGATTTGTGTACAAACAATGATAACAAATAAGATTACAACGAAGATTTGATCAAGAGTATTACAATTGTTAGGATAGTTGatcatgatattttaatcaacTTCCTTAGGTTTTTATGTGGTATTTTCCACTTCTGTTGTATACCATACAAAGacaaaattatgttaaattttagCCCATTGGAAGTTTTgccctaaatattttttccttttttatctctttctaCTATTTCAGTTATTTCCCCCtcttgtacctattgtattttatcagaaaataataacaacaaaaaaaccatggtttttctcccgATACTCAGGTTTTCACGTAAGTTGATGTTTCGTgttttattgctttcaataaaaataaataaattacaacaaacaTTTCTTCCTTCCGTTGGGATGGATTTCCCACCTACTCTTGGCCACTGATGCCATTTTAACAAAGTCCGCTGTATCAGAAGATAATTGAAGTAATGAACTACATACTAGTAAAGTATGAGTAAGTTTATGTTCAGTTAAAGTGtaggaaataaaatgaagacaTTACGCagttttaaatgttaattgaATACAGAGAGAAAATATCACTTTCTCCACAGTATGccttaaaaatgttttttcaagATCCACAGCGTAAAAAGAACTAGTCAGTTCAAGCAGGTATAGTTTCTCATCCATTCCTCGTTAATGTTGATTAAACTAAAGTGGTACTTCAACTAAGCTGGGCCGAAACTCAGCTTCTAGAAGAGAGGAGGGTCCCAGAGAACAtccctttttttatttattttcttcaattttatcttttcttgaGGAAGAAATAGAATAATTGCACTCTTGGATTCTTTAGACAAAAACCTATACAAGAGTCCAAACTTTTCTCTAAACCCCCTCaaaactttttaaacaaaagataaCATACATAAAAGTTACTTACCATGCAACAAAAAACTGAGAAGGTTTAGGAGTAGGTGCAGAAGATTAATATGCAATAAACAACTGAGAACAAAAAATATCTACTTACTCTCAGAGCAGGATTGGCATCTGGATGAAAGACAGATAGAGCACTCATTGCACTAACAAGAACACCCATTGGATGTGCATCATGAGGCATTGCTTGAATAATATCCTATTGagataaagagagagaattaaCAGTCCTTCAGAAAAATCAATAGAGCAATGCgatttatataaagaaatatatgaataGAAAAATGCAATCTCACCAAAAGTCCCTGTGGTACAGCAGAATGCTGAGAAAGAGCAAATTCCCA
This DNA window, taken from Cucumis sativus cultivar 9930 chromosome 6, Cucumber_9930_V3, whole genome shotgun sequence, encodes the following:
- the LOC101209376 gene encoding citrate synthase, glyoxysomal, with translation MELSPSNVARGRLAVLAAHLSAATLESPVMASLLEANCVSARTMLPPPEALKGTLTIVDERTGKRYQVQISEEGTIKATDLKKITTGPNDKGLKLYDPGYLNTAPVRSSISYIDGDEGILRYRGYPIEELAESSTYVEVAYLLMYGNLPSQSQLADWEFALSQHSAVPQGLLDIIQAMPHDAHPMGVLVSAMSALSVFHPDANPALRGQDLYKSKQVRDKQIARIIGKAPTIAAAAYLRLAGRPPVLPSSNLSYSENFLYMLDSLGNRSYKPNPRLARVIDILFILHAEHEMNCSTSAARHLASSGVDVFTALSGAVGALYGPLHGGANEAVLKMLSEIGTVDNIPGFIEGVKNRKRKMSGFGHRVYKNYDPRAKVIRKLAEEVFSIVGRDPLIEVAVALEKAALSDEYFVKRKLYPNVDFYSGLIYRAMGFPPEFFTVLFAIPRMAGYLAHWRESLDDPDTKIIRPQQVYTGEWLRHYIPPKERLVPAKADRLGQVSVSNASKRRLSGSGI